In a genomic window of Brettanomyces nanus chromosome 1, complete sequence:
- the ARF1 gene encoding Arf GTPase arf1 (BUSCO:EOG09343WVT), with protein MGLSISKLLQGLFGRKEMRILMVGLDAAGKTTILYKLKLGEIVTTIPTIGFNVETVEYKNISFTVWDVGGQDKIRPLWRHYFQNTQGIIFVVDSNDRDRIGEAREELQRMLNEDELRDAVLLVFANKQDLPNAMTAAEITEKLGLQSIRPRPWFIQATCATSGDGLYEGLEWLSTTLKSSS; from the coding sequence ATGGGTTTGTCTATTTCCAAATTGTTGCAGGGTCTTTTTGGCCGCAAAGAGATGAGAATTTTGATGGTTGGTTTGGATGCAGCCGGTAAAACCACCATTTTGTACAAGTTAAAATTGGGCGAGATTGTCACAACCATTCCAACTATTGGTTTCAATGTGGAAACCGTCGAATACAAGAATATTTCTTTCACTGTTTGGGATGTCGGTGGACAGGATAAGATCAGACCTTTATGGAGACACTACTTCCAAAATACTCAAGGTATTATTTTCGTTGTTGATTCTAACGATAGAGATCGTATTGGTGAggcaagagaagaattgcaAAGAATGttgaatgaagatgagttAAGAGATGCTGTTCTTTTGGTCTTTGCTAACAAGCAGGATCTTCCAAATGCTATGACTGCTGCTGAGATCACCGAAAAGTTGGGTCTCCAGTCTATTAGACCAAGACCTTGGTTCATTCAGGCTACATGTGCTACTTCCGGTGATGGTTTATACGAAGGTTTGGAGTGGCTATCAACCACTCTTAAGAGTAGTTCTTAG
- a CDS encoding uncharacterized protein (BUSCO:EOG09340BD0): protein MSSPEDIRAKRVARLGLLSQRSAKPEQSQNHEESKDPGHQASTRNKDSKLDSVHHSPAPELHTTKPEKRTRKLRKQEDINEWTNNQLERILDATLSSSKATSDKVFQLIGVIDGDSKSTNKLNYDLIDPALLEILTEQGVGRYFESPMEYLYSTWEKADSSKRIIRSDDPLASQKLKVINEVLRLTSSYASIMFQVPDMFVDEIDLSKVIESIWRDVNQHEVFLMDIIVRAVENDSTLDLLNATIPELTDKLETLEQNGNIDYLKILTVIQIFLSNKAVASVFHQVDGYHPKGLKGVEFESKTILGRILRISPLLPAVAASNYPGSLSKTQIVKTHESLQTEHSLLVSRLFSVCDRLVRAGGEARQEFLAWMADVVNTNHLRRGEHADPEKVASDSLMLNLTLILIKFAQPFLGTGNLGRINKITQDFLIHSNKLIDLSDETKINATIGEYNEYYTEDKMTEVPLNFVSECFYLLLTYLHYGLGGLFVSADRLNNYVKQLSQQLKKFDDMMQQSNSNASNPLVKMLYDTKIKPLRRQMETLKARKLSIEMFFYNRNMQLEVFEIIIGCITFFMRLMDPENKYPEVPLKVPFHDYDDNTANMEDIEYTRKFAPIPFRFFPEIFIEGIINYCHYVSRFNNNPMFHNEGQLDKLVEFAVVILRCPELVSNPHLKARLTEVLFFGSLPLQNGRDGYMVDVFNNNEIVKKNLMVALLDFYVMVEKTGASSQFYDKFNSRYHISFILEKLWKFDYFKRDLKRISEKMPKLFIRLIARMLNDTTYLLDESLNHLHTIGACQREIEDRERNKPPAMEESDEELKKKLEESERMAKSFVQLSNKTVLLFDLFTEETPQSFAIVEIVDRLAGMLDYNLVALVGPKYNELKVKNPETFKFNPGELLFQLCSIFINLALKQEFVDAVARDERSFRPKCFKKAIEILYKLGKVPNKEFEDKLTVFVRRAQEKKREEEEEELELGDVPDEFLDPLMYTLMKDPVKLPHSKVSMDRSVLKAHLMNDPTDPFNRTPLKIEEVYEDVELRNKIQAWIKKRKADIRKEKQEKILSQTGKDVDGDVDMK, encoded by the coding sequence ATGAGTAGTCCTGAAGATATCCGTGCAAAAAGGGTTGCCAGATTGGGCTTACTTTCACAGCGATCAGCAAAGCCGGAACAGTCCCAAAATCATGAAGAATCAAAGGATCCTGGTCATCAAGCGAGTACGAGGAACAAGGATTCCAAGTTGGATTCGGTTCATCATTCCCCGGCACCCGAGTTGCACACGACTAAACCTGAGAAGAGGACGCGCAAATTGAGGAAGCAAGAGGATATTAACGAGTGGACCAACAACCAGTTAGAGCGGATTTTAGATGCTACGTTGTCGTCTTCTAAGGCAACTAGTGATAAGGTGTTTCAGTTGATAGGTGTCATCGATGGGGATAGCAAATCCACCAACAAGCTCAATTATGATCTGATTGATCCTGCATTACTTGAGATACTTACAGAGCAGGGCGTTGGCAGGTATTTTGAGTCTCCAATGGAGTATCTATATAGTACATGGGAGAAAGCTGATAGTTCTAAGAGAATAATTAGATCGGACGATCCGTTGGCTTCacagaagttgaaggtgatcAATGAAGTACTCAGATTGACGTCAAGTTATGCCTCTATCATGTTTCAAGTGCCTGACATGTTTGTTGACGAGATTGATTTGAGCAAGGTCATTGAAAGTATCTGGAGAGATGTCAATCAGCACGAGGTGTTTCTTATGGATATCATCGTGCGTGCAGTAGAGAACGATTCTACTCTCGACTTACTAAATGCCACTATTCCTGAATTGACGGACAAATTGGAGACATTGGAGCAGAATGGCAACATTGATTACCTCAAGATCTTGACGGTGATTCAGATCTTCTTAAGTAATAAAGCTGTCGCCTCGGTGTTCCATCAAGTAGATGGTTATCATCCGAAGGGCTTGAAAGGTGTCGAATTCGAGTCTAAGACGATCTTGGGCCGAATCCTAAGAATTTCACCCTTGCTTCCTGCCGTGGCTGCTTCTAACTATCCCGGTTCTCTAAGTAAAACACAGATTGTGAAGACCCATGAATCGTTGCAGACAGAGCATTCGTTACTAGTGTCGCGTCTTTTCAGCGTGTGCGATCGGTTAGTTAGAGCAGGAGGGGAAGCTCGTCAGGAGTTTCTCGCTTGGATGGCTGATGTTGTTAATACTAACCATTTGAGGAGGGGTGAGCATGCTGATCCGGAGAAAGTTGCTTCGGATTCATTGATGTTGAACTTAACGTTGATCTTAATCAAGTTTGCTCAACCATTTTTAGGTACGGGTAATCTTGGACGGATTAATAAAATTACCCAAGATTTTTTGATCCATAGCAATAAATTGATCGATCTTAGTGATGAGACTAAGATTAATGCGACAATTGGAGAGTACAACGAATACTATACTGAGGATAAGATGACAGAAGTTCCTCTCAATTTCGTTTCTGAATGTTTCTACCTCTTACTTACCTATCTTCATTATGGTCTTGGGGGATTGTTTGTCAGTGCTGATAGGTTGAATAATTATGTCAAGCAGTTATCTCagcagttgaaaaagttcGATGACATGATGCAACAGAGTAATAGCAATGCCAGCAATCCGCTAGTAAAAATGTTATACGATACCAAAATTAAACCGTTGAGGAGACAGATGGAGACACTTAAGGCACGCAAGTTGTCCATCGAGATGTTTTTCTATAACAGAAACATGCAATTGGAGGTGTTTGAAATTATTATCGGATGCATTACGTTCTTTATGAGACTCATGGATCCTGAAAACAAGTATCCAGAGGTGCCACTGAAAGTTCCATTCCATGATTATGACGATAATACTGCTAACATGGAAGACATCGAATACACGAGGAAGTTTGCTCCGATTCCTTTTAGATTTTTTCCAGAGATTTTCATTGAAGGTATTATCAATTATTGTCATTATGTGTCTAGGTTCAACAACAATCCGATGTTTCATAATGAGGGCCAGTTGGATAAGTTGGTAGAGTTTGCTGTGGTTATATTACGATGTCCCGAATTGGTGAGTAATCCTCACTTGAAGGCAAGATTAACTGAAGTTTTattctttggatcattACCGCTGCAAAATGGAAGAGATGGTTATATGGTGGAcgtcttcaacaacaacgaGATCGTGAAGAAAAATTTGATGGTAGCACTATTGGATTTCTATGTGATGGTGGAGAAAACAGGCGCCTCGTCACAGTTCTATGATAAGTTCAACTCGCGGTACCATATCTCGtttattcttgaaaagttgtGGAAGTTCGATTACTTCAAAAGagacttgaagagaatcTCAGAGAAGATGCCAAAGCTTTTCATCAGATTAATTGCAAGGATGTTGAACGATACAACCTATCTCTTGGATGAATCTTTGAACCATTTGCATACTATTGGTGCTTGCCAAAGGGAAATTGAGGATAGGGAAAGAAATAAACCTCCTGCAATGGAAGAATCAGACGAGGAactcaagaagaaattggaagaaagcGAGCGAATGGCCAAATCGTTTGTTCAACTTTCAAACAAGACGGTGTTATTGTTTGATTTGTTTACAGAAGAGACACCACAGTCTTTCGCCATTGTAGAAATTGTGGACCGATTAGCAGGTATGTTGGATTACAATCTGGTAGCTTTAGTGGGACCTAAATATAACGAACTCAAAGTTAAAAACCCGGAGACTTTCAAGTTCAATCCTGGTGAGCTTCTATTTCAGCTTTGTTCCATATTCATCAACTTAGCTCTGAAGCAGGAATTTGTGGATGCAGTGGCACGTGATGAGAGGTCTTTCAGGCCGAAATGCTTTAAAAAGGCAATAGAAATCCTATACAAGTTGGGAAAGGTACCAAATAAGGAATTTGAGGATAAGTTAACAGTCTTTGTGAGAAGAGCacaagagaagaagagagaggaagaggaggaagaattggagcTGGGAGATGTTCCAGATGAGTTCTTGGATCCATTGATGTACACGCTGATGAAGGACCCTGTGAAATTACCTCATTCGAAAGTTTCAATGGACCGTTCGGTATTAAAGGCCCATTTAATGAACGATCCTACAGATCCGTTCAACAGAACTCCTTTGAAGATCGAGGAAGTGTACGAAGACGTTGAATTACGGAATAAGATTCAGGCCTGGATTAAAAAGAGGAAGGCAGATAtaagaaaggagaagcaggagaagattctcAGCCAAACAGGAAAAGATGTCGATGGTGACGTGGATATGAAATAG
- a CDS encoding uncharacterized protein (BUSCO:EOG093404KM): MTSKEADSPQPPSVALSKASSNVSTSASAASTEDNLATTEFIPIELSSSDPSQMMHELSSRHYVPEILVKSLFDLNSRNKSSDGRLQSNDREFILNLEDEIVEFIVKPNVDSWKLTPLNSYYRLLTHKLAEYYNLGHILSNDGYSMVLFKINTSLVNADDEIKKTAKFDQDGNIKPLDFRNLKFDPVEKLSRIKLAELYNAYKDSFHCVDTPHLQVSPETSTSMTNATAPELSETFRGLNISSSQLPPQLFMQDGDGHYSIRIMKRRSQNMVRSMPRTMGSHSSSSHISTSAASATTSIHGIQEDRLDREQRYNQAKERIEREQGDDVDEDDAEDSESSNSNDKNCSRNYTDSLVSDEEGPVNSSSSNNDGSFAPTEHRRGGYRGGSRQRDGFHSYNYRNGGGQGSSFNNNGYGQPMYIPSPPPSAQQIQSQQQPSRSGMAPYPYFSPYMYAYQYFPQPQSTTASAPGSPGQGPVGSQGPHMPQIAQMAQIAQLPQGSQLSPVPQVPRVPQLSPIPQLSPVPQLSPVPQMQSAGNSPNSSTLYPYYYLPQPMPYAPAALPKAQFKQTKNTDNSNEENEEGGDENTERAQLQPPTASSEANKVGGINDIVSTNTPSTSPLPPPGTQFQYFYPSPFMGPPGSGVPAGIPPAMGGAGPGGLQGPQQQFIPPFYYNNAIGPRYGSGNNNSNKKGGHRHQQYRRYNNYGRGRGGNRGESYNNDNGVFIDRRSSRKGNHHDSTTNEDVTPNDTSNVAKVVNASGASNEDAE; this comes from the coding sequence ATGACATCGAAAGAAGCTGACAGTCCGCAACCGCCATCTGTCGCGTTGTCCAAGGCTTCGAGCAACGTATCGACGTCTGCTTCGGCAGCCTCAACTGAGGATAATTTAGCGACGACAGAATTTATCCCAATAGAATTGAGCTCTTCCGATCCTTCGCAGATGATGCATGAGCTCTCTAGTCGTCACTATGTGCCAGAAATTCTTGTCAAGTCGTTGTTTGATCTCAACTCCCGCAATAAATCGTCCGATGGAAGGCTTCAGTCCAATGATCGAGAATTCATACtgaatttggaagatgagattGTTGAGTTTATAGTGAAACCCAACGTGGACTCATGGAAGCTGACACCTTTGAATTCCTATTATCGTCTTCTCACCCACAAGCTTGCCGAGTACTATAACTTGGGCCATATTCTTTCGAATGATGGTTATTCCATGGTACTTTTCAAAATTAATACCTCTTTGGTCAATGCTGATGACGAAATAAAAAAGACTGCCAAGTTTGACCAGGACGGTAATATCAAACCGCTTGATTTTAGGAACTTGAAATTTGACCCCGTTGAGAAATTGAGTCGTATTAAACTTGCCGAGCTCTACAATGCTTATAAGGACAGTTTCCATTGCGTAGATACGCCGCATCTGCAGGTGAGCCCAGAAACATCCACTTCGATGACCAATGCTACAGCTCCGGAACTTTCTGAAACCTTTCGCGGGTTGAATATTTCATCAAGTCAGCTTCCTCCTCAACTGTTTATGCAAGATGGCGACGGTCACTACAGCATTCGTATTATGAAGCGTAGGTCACAGAATATGGTCCGCTCAATGCCACGTACGATGGGTTCacattcatcttcttcgcATATTTCCACATCCGCGGCAAGTGCCACGACGTCTATTCATGGTATTCAGGAAGACAGACTGGACCGTGAGCAGCGATATAATCAAGCTAAGGAGCGTATCGAGCGTGAACAAGgtgatgatgttgatgaagacgatgCTGAAGATAGTGAAAGCAGCAACAGTAATGATAAAAATTGCAGTCGTAATTATACCGACTCTTTGGTATCTGACGAGGAAGGCCCCGTCAATTCCAGCAGTAGCAACAATGACGGCAGTTTTGCACCAACTGAACACAGAAGGGGTGGATATCGAGGAGGATCTCGTCAAAGGGATGGTTTTCATAGCTACAACTACAGAAATGGTGGTGGGCAAGGCTCTTCGTTTAATAACAATGGCTACGGACAACCTATGTACATTCCTTCGCCGCCACCTTCTGCACAACAGATACAGTCGCAGCAACAGCCGTCCCGTTCTGGTATGGCTCCTTACCCTTACTTTAGTCCTTACATGTATGCATACCAGTATTTTCCCCAGCCTCAATCCACTACAGCTTCGGCTCCCGGTTCCCCTGGTCAAGGTCCAGTAGGATCTCAAGGACCTCATATGCCTCAGATTGCGCAGATGGCTCAGATAGCCCAGCTGCCTCAGGGAAGTCAGTTGTCTCCTGTTCCTCAGGTACCTCGGGTACCTCAGCTGTCGCCCATTCCCCAGCTGTCTCCTGTTCCTCAACTTTCTCCTGTTCCCCAGATGCAATCAGCGGGTAACTCACCGAATTCCTCAACTTTATACCCATACTATTATCTGCCTCAGCCAATGCCATACGCGCCCGCAGCGCTGCCGAAAGCTCAATTCAAGCAGACAAAGAATACTGATAATAGTAAcgaagagaatgaagaaggaggagacGAGAATACAGAAAGAGCACAGTTGCAGCCGccaactgcttcttctgaagctAATAAAGTTGGAGGAATCAATGATATCGTATCTACGAATACTCCTAGTACATCGCCGTTGCCACCTCCTGGCACGCAGTTCCAGTACTTCTATCCATCACCATTCATGGGACCACCAGGCTCTGGTGTTCCGGCTGGAATTCCTCCCGCGATGGGAGGAGCAGGACCAGGGGGTCTGCAAGGTCCCCAACAACAATTTATTCCTCCTTTCTACTACAACAATGCAATCGGACCTCGGTATGGGAGTGGAAATAACAACAGTAATAAGAAAGGAGGTCATAGGCATCAGCAATATAGAAGATATAACAATTATGGACGAGGTCGTGGTGGAAATAGAGGAGAAAGCTACAATAATGATAATGGTGTGTTTATTGACCGGCGATCTAGCCGAAAAGGGAATCACCACGATAGTACTACCAATGAAGATGTTACACCTAATGATACAAGCAATGTGGCAAAAGTAGTGAATGCAAGCGGTGCAAGCAATGAAGACGCTGAATAG
- the RPL35A gene encoding 60S ribosomal protein L35A, producing the protein MASVKAYELRTKSKEQLEQQLVDLKKELFDLRVQKLNRPSLPKIRLVRKNIAKVLTVINGQQRQSVRAFYAGKKYIPKDLRPKQTRAIRRRLTKEQTNLKTERARKAAAAFPAKYFAIKA; encoded by the exons ATG GCTAGTGTTAAGGCATACGAACTTAGAACTAAATCCAAGGAGCAATTGGAACAGCAGTTGGTcgacttgaagaaggagctTTTTGACCTTAGGGTGCAAAAGTTGAACAgaccttctcttccaaagatcaGACTTGTCAGAAAGAACATTGCAAAGGTTTTGACCGTGATCAACGGTCAGCAGAGACAATCTGTTAGAGCTTTCTACGCTGGCAAGAAATACATTCCAAAGGATTTGAGACCAAAGCAGACTAGAGCTATCAGAAGACGGTTGACCAAGGAGCAaacaaatttgaagactgaGAGAGCTAGAaaggctgctgctgctttcCCTGCTAAGTACTTTGCCATCAAGGCTTAG